The following proteins are encoded in a genomic region of Drosophila willistoni isolate 14030-0811.24 chromosome 3R, UCI_dwil_1.1, whole genome shotgun sequence:
- the LOC6651247 gene encoding nuclear pore complex protein Nup98-Nup96, whose protein sequence is MFGGTKPPFGAGTGATGFGFTSTPTATPFGQSAFGKPAAPAFGSTSAFGAQPTQPSLFGAAATPAQPTAGLFGGATTSSAFGSTTTTPSTFGAFAQPQQSSNIFGANQAQPNTSLFGQAAAPAFGAAKPAGLGMGAFSQSAAAQPTSLFGQQAPVTSTPGFGSFGQAAPATTTNVFGSGAASAFAQPQTPAVGAAGVNPGTAVAKYSPSIGTDTLMKGGQPNNVNTKQHCITAMKEYELKSLEELRLEDYLNGRKGPQAGTAPGTGFGFGNATAATQPAAGGLFGSTAQPASTGLFGQAATENKGLFGASTFGQPATSSAFGAPAQQNSFLQKPFGAATNTGFAAPAADASNPFGAKPAFGQGSTLFGQTPATSAAPAFGQTNTGFGGFGTTAAGTQQTSLFGAPAGNDPNKSAFGLGATGTATSTGFGGFGTTATSTAVAGGGLFGAKPATSFATPAFGATSTANTGFGGAFGMSNPVAGTAGVGTGGGLFNSTLNKPATSAFGGFGTTAAAPLNFNAGNTGGSLFGNAAKPGGGLFGGGTTLGGTAAAPIGGGFFGGAASTGFGNTGGSLGGSFGTLGGNTGLQGGLIGSQPSMGISMASQQPIHQQILAKVTSPYGDTPIFKDLKQSDADPTRATNPAAQQAVLDMSSNQFKISTKENQAHVKVKAMGSSVNRKALFDGLEEFDASVEGFNLKPNAKRLVIKPKEKSMDTNSLGTTSAPNTPRVRGGDGKPSNRSISERDSFSGVIPPEPSPSTLAADAALHQDQTRRESWLHPNNLEKVRQQNIQAGHLDRSGSPLNSTVTELVPRKPLDTYRPSSTVRLSVSTIPENSFEDQASAIARRDTYLTDQASESLSRSQEGEKLTNLSRPAIEAESEEPHPTGIVLKRAGYYTIPSLDDLKSYLSEDGSCVVPNFTVGREGYGNVYFGKEIDVAGLNLDEIVHFRNKEIIVYPDDENKPPFGEGLNRDAQVTLDQVWPLDKTVHEAIKDSQRLIEMDWEGKLRRVCDKNETRFIEYRPETGSWVFRVKHFSKYGLNDTDEEDELETVPTDPKKAKITAFDEQQQQQKNKMTLASLRQAQRISEEAARSLDPKNLVNSVSNFSFRPMDESAEFLHMDKTQFFQAGIASDFSMFDAPATRFRSVTSPTAILAEDVVGNEPHKMQLMKSSLFAEEEQAPVERSKRQLSYNFFKPDLMAWKDPTAASESDCLPVSSSVSVASLMRDGDVEASEDASSMATAESGTEKEVAIVKPFNFVCKPKVAPRKMLSSIVPLDRSIANELNRHWIADLGFYRGRSFKLSFGPQNTIMVPNTYNNMRRIKEDTGRAALPASLIFASRLRNDFSNNILQFVQFNTVNGCKNFADTIVPHLEAQLRHCICEQVPDSDCPWLQADCGTALIAQHLGEANKMISFGPTEGYAVSVWSLLFALWGDHEELVDLNVNSHYMVVCRRNLLSEWLENTLVSEDLLSKKITKNGYLEHMLDLLRCHRVSEACELAFNYDDANLALILAQLSSGPVFRLLVEEQLLAWQHSKADKYINIDRLKMYMLAAGVPLMLSSQGAINLMEDNNWLTVLALQLWYFTAPTSSITDSLRAYDNAFKSDEGFAEPPIPSYKGAPTAATCGDKPIYDLRYHLLQLHSKRSHSMEATLNPITHTADPMDFRLSWLVLQTLMALGYRHCSELSESRLHVEFASQLENEGLWHWGVFVLLHIRNRNKRERAVQEMLQRNITDSSQEVGHCDRERFVIRELGVPETWVDYAKAISAGASGQRHMQAKYLLKAKHWMEAHDVIYEYLAPDAIINNKLDYLHSMLSQFECSQQVKVPNWANQGQIFLDFIDISAKFKQISNVNNIADIHARWENLKPQLSDLCSRISLLPCPTAKHRLCQSEISENLSCLVRGMCIVCPEMESCSILRVALERLPLPQEFSKKDLRILLEEWLDNIDGSVN, encoded by the exons ATGTTTGGCGGTACGAAACCTCCTTTTGGAGCTGGCACTGGAGCCACTGGTTTCGGTTTCACCAGCACACCGACAGCCACGCCATTTGGCCAGTCGGCCTTTGGGAAGCCAGCAGCGCCAGCGTTTGGTAGCACTTCTGCCTTTGGAGCCCAGCCAACGCAACCTTCATTGTTTGGTGCAGCAGCGACACCAGCTCAGCCCACGGCCGGACTCTTTGGTGGAGCAACAACATCTAGCGCCTTTGgcagcacaacaacaactccCAGCACATTTGGAG CATTTGCGCAGCCGCAGCAGTCATCGAATATATTTGGTGCCAATCAAGCCCAGCCGAACACATCTCTTTTTGGGCAAGCGGCCGCTCCAGCATTCGGAGCTGCTAAGCCCGCCGGTCTGGGCATGGGCGCGTTTAGCCAATCTGCGGCTGCTCAGCCGACATCGTTGTTTGGTCAGCAAGCACCCGTGACTAGCACCCCAGGATTCGGTAGCTTTGGTCAGGCGGctccagcaacaacaacgaatgTATTTGGCAGTGGAGCGGCCTCGGCTTTTGCCCAGCCGCAGACACCCGCCGTAGGTGCCGCCGGCGTCAATCCTGGCACAGCAGTGGCCAAGTACTCGCCATCAATTGGCACCGACACCCTAATGAAAGGTGGCCAGCCCAACAATGTCAATACTAAACAGCATTGCATCACAGCAATGAAGGAATATGAACTGAAATCGCTGGAAGAGCTCCGCTTGGAGGACTATTTAAATGGACGCAAAGGCCCACAAGCAGGCACTGCACCTGGCACCGGGTTTGGTTTTGGcaatgcaacagcagcaactcAGCCAGCGGCTGGTGGTTTATTCGGAAGCACGGCGCAACCGGCCTCGACAGGTCTGTTTGGTCAAGCTGCAACAGAAAATAAGGGTCTGTTTGGTGCATCGACTTTTGGCCAACCTGCAACTAGCAGCGCTTTTGGTGCTCCTGCCCAGCAAAATAGTTTTCTTCAGAAACCATTTGGAGCAGCGACAAATACGGGTTTTGCGGCTCCCGCGGCGGATGCTTCCAATCCATTCGGAGCAAAGCCCGCTTTTGGTCAAGGCAGCACTCTTTTCGGACAGACTCCCGCCACAAGTGCAGCGCCCGCTTTTGGACAGACAAATACTGGCTTTGGAGGATTTGGGACCACAGCTGCTGGGACCCAGCAGACGTCTCTTTTTGGTGCTCCGGCAGGCAATGATCCAAACAAATCCGCCTTTGGATTAGGTGCAACGGGAACTGCTACCTCAACAGGATTTGGTGGTTTCGGCACCACTGCCACCAGTACAGCCGTCGCCGGTGGTGGATTGTTTGGCGCCAAGCCGGCGACTAGTTTTGCGACACCAGCTTTTGGTGCGACTTCAACAGCTAATACGGGATTCGGAGGTGCTTTTGGCATGAGTAATCCTGTCGCAGGCACCGCTGGCGTTGGAACTGGCGGTGGCCTTTTTAACTCAACGCTGAATAAACCGGCAACATCGGCATTTGGTGGTTTTGGGACTACAGCTGCTGCTCCTCTTAACTTCAATGCTGGCAATACGGGAGGATCGCTCTTTGGGAACGCCGCCAAACCTGGTGGCGGGCTCTTTGGAGGAGGCACCACATTAGGTGGCACAGCTGCGGCGCCCATTGGCGGTGGCTTCTTTGGTGGCGCCGCGTCTACTGGATTTGGAAACACAGGCGGATCTCTAGGTGGCAGCTTTGGTACTTTGGGTGGCAATACAGGACTGCAAGGTGGACTAATTGGCAGTCAGCCATCTATGGGCATATCAATGGCATCCCAACAACCCATCCATCAACAAATCTTGGCGAAGGTGACCTCTCCATATGGCGACACGCCAATTTTCAAGGATCTAAAGCAAAGCGATGCAGATCCAACAAGAGCCACCAATCCCGCTGCCCAACAGGCTGTGCTGGATATGAGTAGCAATCAGTTTAAGATTTCGACTAAGGAGAACCAGGCGCATGTGAAAGTTAAAGCCATGGGCAGCTCAGTCAATCGGAAGGCACTCTTCGATGGACTTGAGGAGTTCGATGCCAGCGTTGAGGGTTTCAATCTAAAGCCAAACGCCAAGCGATTGGTTATCAAACCAAAAGAGAAGTCCATGGATACAAATTCTCTTGGAACCACTTCAGCCCCGAATACGCCAAGGGTACGGGGTGGCGATGGTAAACCGTCCAATAGGTCGATCAGTGAACGAGATTCCTTTTCAGGAGTCATTCCCCCTGAGCCGTCTCCGTCCACTCtggctgctgatgctgctctTCATCAGGACCAAACTCGTCGTGAATCCTGGTTGCATCCTAATAACTTGGAGAAAGTGCGACAACAGAATATTCAAGCTggccatttggatcgttctgGTTCACCTCTCAATAGTACGGTTACTGAGCTGGTGCCCCGCAAACCATTGGATACCTATCGCCCATCGTCCACAGTGCGTCTATCAGTATCTACCATACCGGAAAATTCATTTGAAGATCAGGCCAGTGCCATAGCCAGACGGGATACTTACCTAACGGACCAGGCCAGTGAGAGTTTAAGCCGTTCCCAGGAAGGGGAAAAGCTGACAAATCTCTCTCGTCCGGCCATTGAGGCAGAGTCAGAGGAACCGCATCCTACTGGAATCGTGCTAAAACGTGCGGGCTACTATACCATTCCGTCTCTGGATGATCTTAAGTCATATTTATCAGAGGATGGTTCCTGTGTGGTGCCTAATTTCACTGTAGGAAGAGAAGGATATGGCAATGTCTATTTTGGCAAAGAGATTGATGTCGCTGGACTCAATTTAGATGAGATAG TTCATTTCCGTAATAAGGAAATCATTGTTTATCCGGATGATGAGAATAAACCGCCATTTGGAGAAGGCCTAAATCGGGATGCTCAAGTTACCTTGGATCAGGTTTGGCCATTGGATAAGACCGTACATGAAGCCATCAAGGATTCTCAACGTCTCATCGAAATGGATTGGGAGGGAAAACTGCGTCGAGTCTGCGACAAGAATGAGACACGTTTCATTGAATATCGCCCGGAGACAGGTAGCTGGGTTTTTCGTGTGAAGCATTTTTCCAAATACGGCCTAAACGACACCGACGAAGAAGACGAATTGGAAACTGTGCCCACCGATcccaaaaaagcaaaaattacTGCATTCGacgaacagcagcaacagcagaagaACAAAATGACTTTGGCTTCATTGCGACAGGCCCAAAGAATATCTGAGGAGGCGGCACGCTCTCTCGATCCAAAGAATCTTGTAAATTCTGTCTCCAACTTCAGTTTTCGCCCCATGGACGAATCGGCCGAGTTCCTCCATATGGATAAGACTCAGTTTTTCCAAGCTGGCATTGCTTCGGATTTTTCCATGTTTGATGCTCCAGCAACACGTTTTCGTTCAGTGACAAGCCCCACGGCCATTTTGGCTGAAGATGTGGTAGGCAACGAACCACACAAGATGCAGCTAATGAAATCCTCTCTATTTGCTGAGGAAGAACAAGCACCAGTCGAACGATCGAAGCGTCAATTGTCATACAACTTTTTTAAACCAGATCTAATGGCCTGGAAGGATCCGACAGCAGCCTCAGAGTCGGATTGCTTGCCTGTCTCATCGTCAGTCTCGGTGGCTAGTCTGATGCGGGATGGGGATGTGGAGGCATCAGAGGATGCCTCATCTATGGCCACAGCGGAGAGTGGAACAGAGAAAGAAGTGGCTATAGTAAAGCCCttcaattttgtttgcaaGCCCAAGGTGGCGCCACGCAAAATGTTATCCTCAATAGTTCCATTGGACCGTTCCATTGCCAATGAACTGAACCGGCATTGGATAGCGGACTTGGGTTTTTATCGGGGACGCAGTTTTAAATTGAGTTTTGGTCCTCAGAATACGATAATGGTGCCAAATACTTACAACAATATGCGTCGCATTAAGGAAG ACACTGGTCGGGCTGCTTTGCCTGCTTCGTTGATCTTTGCCAGCCGCTTGCGAAACGACTTTTCGAAcaatattttgcaatttgtaCAATTCAACACGGTAAACGGATGTAAGAACTTTGCCGATACCATTGTGCCTCATTTGGAGGCACAATTACGTCATTGCATTTGTGAGCAGGTCCCTGACAGCGATTGCCCATGGCTGCAGGCAGATTGTGGCACTGCTTTGATTGCCCAGCACTTAGGCGAGGCTAACAAAATGATTAGTTTTGGCCCGACAGAAGGCTATGCCGTTTCCGTTTGGTCACTCCTATTTGCACTGTGGGGTGATCACGAGGAGCTTGTTGATCTGAATGTTAACTCTCATTATATGGTTGTATGTCGGCGTAATTTACTTTCCGAGTGGCTGGAGAATACATTGGTTAGCGAAGATTTGCTTTCGAAGAAGATTACCAAGAATGGTTACTTGGAACACATGCTGGATCTGCTTAGATGTCATCGAGTGAGCGAGGCTTGCGAGTTGGCATTCAACTATGACGATGCCAATTTGGCTCTAATACTGGCCCAGTTGAGTTCTGGGCCCGTTTTCCGATTACTCGTTGAGGAGCAACTCCTCGCTTGGCAACACAGCAAAGCGGACAAATATATTAACATAGATCGCCTAAAAATGTACATGCTGGCGGCTGGTGTGCCACTCATGCTGTCCTCTCAAGGTGCCATAAATCTTATGGAGGATAACAACTGGCTGACTGTGCTGGCCCTTCAATTGTGGTACTTTACGGCACCAACCTCTTCGATAACAGATTCCCTGCGAGCCTACGACAACGCCTTTAAGTCAGATGAGGGCTTCGCCGAGCCGCCCATTCCCAGCTATAAGGGGGCCCCTACGGCGGCCACTTGCGGCGATAAACCAATCTATGATCTGCGCTACCATCTGCTGCAGCTCCACTCGAAGCGTTCACATTCAATGGAAGCTACTCTAAATCCCATAACTCACACTGCTGATCCAATGGACTTCCGTCTTAGCTGGCTTGTATTGCAAACACTTATGGCCCTGGGATATCGTCACTGCAGCGAGCTAAGCGAATCGCGTCTGCATGTTGAATTTGCTAGCCAGTTGGAAAACGAAGGGCTCTGGCATTGGGGCGTCTTCGTGTTGCTCCACATAAGAAACCGCAATAAACGAGAACGAGCTGTCCAGGAGATGCTTCAGCGTAATATTACCGACTCTAGTCAAGAAGTCGGTCACTGCGACAGAGAGCGGTTTGTAATACGGGAATTGGGTGTTCCCGAGACCTGGGTAGATTATGCTAAGGCTATTAGTGCTGGAGCGTCTGGTCAACGACATATGCAGGcgaaatatttgcttaagGCAAAGCATTGGATGGAGGCCCATGACGTCATTTACGAGTACCTTGCTCCCGACGCTATCATTAATA ACAAACTGGATTATTTGCATAGCATGCTCAGCCAGTTTGAATGCTCGCAACAGGTCAAGGTGCCCAACTGGGCCAATCAGGGACAGATATTCCTGGACTTTATCGATATTAGTGCCAAATTCAAACAAATATCGAATGTGAACAATATTGCGGATATTCACGCGCGATGGGAAAACCTAAAGCCGCAGTTGAGTGATCTTTGTTCGCGGATTAGCTTGTTGCCCTGTCCCACGGCTAAGCATCGTTTGTGCCAGAGTGAAATATCGGAGAACCTAAGCTGTCTCGTTCGTGGCATGTGCATTGTCTGTCCAGAGATGGAGTCTTGCTCAATTCTGCGAGTTGCGCTCGAACGTCTACCCCTGCCGCAGGAGTTTTCGAAAAAAGATTTGCGTATTCTGCTCGAAGAATGGCTCGACAATATTGACGGGAGCGTTAATTAA
- the LOC6651245 gene encoding helicase SKI2W: MGDISGFNTYNYEKLRNYILNPDISIHNPLPDVLPRKFDPMRILKVPQGPGSTKLIPRRDFVSGEILEFVEVDLEDVGANANNSMSMRREPGLLEEATRGSHMNYPFWPGGFDEQQEEMAALNVDNFDFGDTLLTIPPGFAAGYDFSRNQNQESKVVEALQSESNVDLLENLEQDLDVQQWMQITRNVTEAQEGSKRSVAEIPAEFQDVDDEIMNADLQPVLTISTSNNKTFYSEWAEMVDISQPITNFKEQIPCPAMDFPFELDVFQKQAILKLEQRQYVFVAAHTSAGKTVVAEYAIALSKRDLTRTIYTSPIKALSNQKYRDFRKTFKDVGLITGDLQIEPTASCLIMTTEILRSMLYCGSDITRDLEYVIFDEVHYINNPERGHVWEEVIILLPEHVNIIMLSATVPNTMELANWVGSTKKRKVYVISTLKRPVPLMHYLYTGAGGRSRDDIFLLVDAQGKYLQENYEKAVARKKEMQSKSEGGGPKTHASGKPEQGNPGDRKKEAPKAKSTPFISGPKNYVSGKQDRQIWIGLIDFLKRSNKMPVVAFTLSRNRCDQNVAALQCVDLNTEQEKKGVRKFFQQCLAKLKPPDRTIPQVMVLRDALERGIGVHHSGILPILKEIVEMLFQNGLVKLLFATETFAMGVNMPARTVIFDSHRKFDGLEVRNLKPGEYIQMAGRAGRRGHDENGTVILLCKGNVPPTMELRPMILGLPEKLQSQFILRYAVILTCLRIESIKVEDIMKFSFKEFNQRLQLPTQQKELRLAEDKFAMLPALGEHLQPLIYFYDKSVEYWKENHRSMKFVVTQPKIQKELKVGRVLVITQGKHYNKLAILLNIKSVLGKDTIYKVLALDHQYKAKEESLQRDDLYYKILSLTPQHKFFQPEGIGGHAVFDIKAIDIVSITKSLIKVDADIIIRNWEQRQLERFRDAPPGATVVKAVTELHQLNEAYNANPDSIKFVNLSKEINVNAESEMTMLNYVNHLKKQLGEVLPHTNIAGFEQEFAKVYERRMLEIHIEELRFKNSAKNLTLYPNYCNKLKVLRALNYIDELDEVTLKGKVACEMGQNELLITELILCNMFNDLEPAEIAALLSSLVFQAKIQGEPVIPDALKACVAAFEQINDTILAEEQRFEAEIEAENRLNFGLLEVVYEWARNKPFAEIMKLTEVQEGIIVRCIQQLDETLRDVKTAAIRIGNPGLQSKMEEASAAIKRDIVFTASLYTEL, from the exons ATGGGCGATATAAGCGGTTTTAATACCTATAACTATGAAAAACTTCGTAATTACATACTCAATCCGGATATATCTATCCACAATCCACTCCCAGATGTGCTGCCGAGGAAATTCGATCCAATGCGAATATTGAAAGTGCCTCAGGGACCAGGAAGCACCAAATTGATTCCACGTAGAGATTTCGTGAGTGGTGAAATTTTGGAGTTTGTAGAAGTTGATTTGGAGGATGTGGGCGCCAATGCCAACAACTCGATGTCAATGCGGCGGGAACCGGGCCTACTGGAGGAGGCTACCCGTGGCTCTCATATGAACTATCCATTTTGGCCTGGCGGATTCGATGAACAGCAAGAGGAAATGGCCGCCCTGAATGTGGATAACTTTGACTTTGGAGACACTTTACTGACCATTCCCCCTGGTTTTGCAGCGGGCTATGATTTTAGCAGGAATCAGAATCAGGAGAGCAAGGTCGTGGAGGCCCTACAAAGCGAAAGCAATGTTGATCTCTTGGAGAATTTGGAGCAGGATTTGGATGTTCAACAGTGGATGCAAATCACTCGCAACGTAACTGAGGCCCAAGAAGGATCAAAGCGAAGTGTAGCAGAGATTCCAGCCGAATTTCAGGATGTCGATGATGAGATAATGAATGCTGATCTTCAACCGGTCCTGACTATAtccaccagcaacaacaaaacattcTACAGTGAGTGGGCCGAAATGGTTGACATCAGTCAGCCGATTACTAATTTTAAGGAACAAATTCCATGCCCGGCTATGGACTTTCCCTTTGAACTGGATGTGTTCCAGAAACAGGCCATATTGAAATTGGAGCAGCGGCAATATGTCTTTGTGGCTGCCCACACATCGGCTGGCAAGACAGTGGTTGCCGAGTATGCTATAGCATTGTCCAAGCGTGATCTCACCAGGACTATTTACACATCGCCAATTAAAGCTCTATCTAATCAAAAGTATCGCGACTTTCGCAAGACTTTTAAGGATGTGGGTCTGATAACCGGAGATCTGCAAATTGAGCCAACAGCATCCTGCCTGATTATGACCACAGAGATTCTGCGCTCCATGCTGTACTGTGGAAGTGATATTACCAGAGATCTGGAATATGTCATATTCGATGAGGTCCATTACATAAACAACCCGGAACGGGGCCATGTGTGGGAAGAGGTCATCATATTGTTGCCCGAACATGTCAATATCATAATGCTTAGTGCCACAGTGCCCAATACAATGGAGCTGGCAAATTGGGTGGGCAGTACCAAGAAGCGCAAAGTCTATGTCATTAGCACATTGAAGCGCCCGGTGCCTTTGATGCACTACCTCTATACGGGAGCCGGCGGTAGGAGTCGCGATGACATATTTCTATTGGTGGATGCTCAGGGCAAGTATCTTCAAGAAAACTACGAAAAAGCCGTGGCGCGCAAGAAGGAAATGCAGAGTAAATCCGAGGGTGGTGGCCCAAAGACCCATGCCAGTGGCAAACCGGAACAAGGAAATCCCGGCGACCGTAAGAAGGAGGCACCAAAGGCCAAAAGCACTCCATTTATTAGCGGGCCCAAGAACTATGTCAGTGGCAAGCAGGACCGTCAGATTTGGATAGGGCTAATTGATTTTCTAAAGCGCAGCAATAAGATGCCCGTAGTGGCCTTCACCCTGTCCCGCAATCGATGTGACCAAAATGTGGCAGCCCTTCAGTGCGTGGATCTCAACACCGAGCAAGAGAAGAAAGGTGTGCGCAAATTCTTCCAGCAGTGTTTGGCCAAACTAAAGCCACCGGATCGCACTATACCACAAGTGATGGTTCTGAGAGACGCCCTGGAGCGTGGCATTGGTGTCCATCATAGCGGCATATTGCCAATATTGAAGGAAATTGTGGAAATGCTTTTTCAAAACGGTTTGGTAAAGTTACTCTTTGCCACTGAAACCTTTGCCATGGGCGTCAATATGCCCGCCCGCACTGTGATCTTTGATTCGCATAGAAAATTCGATGGACTCGAAGTGCGCAATCTAAAGCCGGGCGAGTATATACAAATGGCTGGCCGAGCCGGCCGGCGTGGTCATGACGAGAATGGGACCGTGATCCTGCTCTGCAAGGGCAATGTGCCACCTACAATGGAATTGCGACCCATGATCCTGGGTCTGCCCGAGAAGCTACAATCGCAGTTTATCCTCCGCTATGCCGTCATCCTGACTTGCCTTCGCATTGAGAGCATCAAAGTGGAGGACATTATGAAGTTCAGTTTTAAGGAGTTCAATCAGCGATTGCAATTACCGACTCAACAAAAGGAGTTGCGCTTGGCCGAAGATAAATTTGCGATGCTCCCCGCTTTGGGTGAACATTTACAGCCACTCATTTACTTCTATGACAAATCTGTCGAATATTGGAAAGAAAACCATCGGTCCATG AAATTTGTGGTAACGCAACCGAAAATTCAAAAGGAGCTAAAAGTGGGAAGAGTCTTGGTAATTACTCAAGGAAAGCATTACAACAAGCTGGCCATTTTGCTCAATATCAAATCTGTACTGGGAAAAGATACTATCTATAAAGTTCTGGCGCTAGACCATCAGTACAAGGCAAAGGAAGAGAGTCTACAGCGAGATGATCTTTATTACAAGATCCTTTCGCTAACACCACAGCATAAGTTCTTCCAGCCGGAGGGCATCGGTGGTCATGCTGTGTTCGACATCAAAGCCATTGATATTGTAAGCATTACCAAATCTCTTATCAAGGTGGATGCCGATATAATTATACGCAATTGGGAGCAACGGCAATTGGAACGCTTCAGAGATGCTCCACCAGGCGCCACTGTGGTCAAGGCCGTGACAGAGCTACATCAGCTCAATGAGGCATACAATGCCAATCCGGATAGCATAAAGTTTGTGAATCTTAGCAAGGAGATAAATGTTAATGCCGAGAGCGAAATGACCATGCTTAACTATGTGAATCACTTAAAAAAACAACTGGGCGAAGTCCTGCCCCACACCAATATAGCAGGCTTCGAGCAGGAGTTTGCGAAGGTCTACGAACGACGCATGCTAGAGATTCACATCGAAGAACTTCGCTTCAAGAATTCGGCAAAGAATCTCACTTTGTATCCGAACTATTGCAATAAGCTCAAAGTTCTGCGTGCCCTCAACTATATTGACGAACTGGACGAGGTGACACTCAAGGGAAAAGTGGCCTGTGAAATGGGTCAAAACGAGTTACTCATTACCGAATTAATTCTCTGCAATATGTTCAATGATTTGGAGCCGGCGGAGATAGCTGCCCTTCTATCGAGTCTGGTGTTTCAAGCAAAAATTCAAGGCGAACCTGTAATACCAGATGCTCTTAAGGCATGTGTAGCTGCTTTTGAGCAAATCAACGATACCATACTGGCCGAGGAACAGCGTTTTGAAGCCGAGATCGAAGCAGAGAATCGCCTTAATTTTGGCCTACTCGAGGTAGTTTATGAGTGGGCTAGAAATAAG cCCTTTGCTGAAATCATGAAACTAACCGAAGTCCAGGAGGGAATCATTGTTCGGTGTATCCAGCAGCTGGATGAGACGCTTCGCGATGTAAAAACAGCTGCCATACGCATAGGAAACCCAGGTCTGCAATCCAAAATGGAAGAGGCATCGGCAGCAATCAAGCGAGACATTGTTTTTACAGCCAGCTTGTACACGGAACTCTGA
- the LOC6651244 gene encoding dnaJ homolog subfamily C member 8 — protein sequence MSASRDQPGTSKETSFEEFYVEVKEIEKRDSLLTPTQQIARLLRPGSTYFNLNPFEVLQIEHDAELADIKKRYRTLSLLVHPDKNPDNNERAQLAFDIVSRSWKILENDLTRKKCLEVYEEAKGRTDQMIAEKRKKLKKEGRPTEPIPEDDPVKYKHAIYVMVMKLFADMERRRQKLDQRDQEERKRKRETEIEEEERVKADREWQQNFEESRQSRVNSWQDFQSGAGKSKKTKKQKHMTGMMVPPKFKPETR from the exons ATGTCTGCCAGTCGAGATCAGCCGGGAACTTCCAAGGAGACGTCTTTCGAAGAATTTTATGTGGAA GtcaaagaaattgaaaaacgcGATTCCTTACTAACACCTACTCAACAAATTGCACGTTTGCTTCGCCCAGGTTCCACATATTTCAATCTCAACCCCTTTGAGGTACTGCAAATAGAGCACGATGCCGAGTTGGCGGACATCAAGAAACGCTATAGGACGCTATCGTTACTGGTTCATCCGGACAAAAACCCAGATAATAATGAGCGCGCCCAGTTGGCATTTGATATAGTGTCACGTTCCTGGAAAATTCTTGAGAATGACTTGACGCGCAAAAAATGTCTGGAGGTGTACGAAGAAGCCAAGGGTCGGACAGATCAAATg ATTGCTGAGAAGcgaaaaaaacttaaaaaggaGGGGCGACCAACGGAGCCTATTCCCGAAGATGATCCCGTCAAATACAAGCATGCCATCTACGTAATGGTAATGAAACTGTTTGCCGATATGGAGAGACGGCGACAGAAACTCGACCAACGTGACCAGGAAGAACGTAAACGTAAACGCGAAACAGAAATCGAAGAGGAGGAACGTGTTAAAGCTGATCgggaatggcaacaaaatttCGAAGAGTCTCGCCAAAGTCGAGTAAATAGTTGGCAGGATTTTCAATCGGGAGCTGGCAAATCGAAAAAGACCAAGAAGCAAAAACATATGACCGGCATGATGGTACCGCCAAAATTTAAACCGGAGACACGATGA
- the LOC6651246 gene encoding uncharacterized protein C11D3.03c: protein MSNSKPAEAPAPWCGRDFKPRVYAKHPPIICYDKPEASIVSKDEYDDKRYQALTGELIQTLVVPKREARTWTMQTGDLCRITVHEGSQVGDVNFWNLENTQERFYSGKTRQLHGAHLKTYDRLWSCLPYLRPMATFVFDTLAGYGIDEDGGALHDVIGTRCDDYTYKLITGKDRVGSCHSSLVKAVVEERGLTEQDVHDVWNIFMCTGFTKETQQYFCKPSPAIKGDFIEFVADMNLLVALSACPQGDVSIPVGAEVPDEKCHPLKVEVFRKK, encoded by the exons ATGAGCAACTCGAAACCAGCAGAAGCACCAGCCCCTTGGTGTGGACGTGATTTCAAGCCTCGTGTCTATGCAAAGCACCCACCCATCATCTGCTATGACAAGCCTGAAGCTTCAATTGTTTCCAAAGATGAATACGAT GACAAACGCTACCAAGCCCTAACTGGCGAATTGATACAGACTTTGGTGGTTCCTAAGCGTGAAGCTCGGACCTGGACCATGCAAACAGGTGACTTGTGCCGCATTACGGTACATGAGGGTTCTCAGGTGGGAGATGTAAACTTTTGGAATCTGGAAAATACCCAAGAGCGTTTCTATTCTGGGAAAACTCGTCAGTTGCATGGCGCCCATCTCAAGACTTACGATCGTCTTTGGAGCTGTCTTCCCTATCTACGTCCCATGGCTACCTTTGTTTTTGACACTCTGGCTGGTTACGGAATCGATGAAGATGGGGGGGCACTGCATGATGTAATCGGTACGCGCTGTGATGATTACACTTATAAACTGATAACGGGTAAAGACCGTGTTGGCAGCTGTCACAGTTCGTTGGTTAAAGCGGTGGTGGAGGAGCGCGGACTCACAGAGCAGGACGTGCATGATGTATGGAACATATTTATGTGCACTGGCTTTACCAAGGAGACCCAACAATATTTCTGCAAGCCCAGTCCGGCCATTAAGGGGGACTTTATTGAATTTGTTGCCGATATGAATCTGTTGGTGGCCCTAAGTGCTTGCCCACAAGGGGACGTATCCATTCCGGTTGGGGCTGAGGTGCCAGATGAGAAATGTCACCCCCTTAAAGTAGAGGTGTTCCGCAAAAAGTAA